Proteins found in one Bacillus subtilis subsp. subtilis str. 168 genomic segment:
- the bmrA gene encoding efflux transporter (ATP-binding and permease protein) (Evidence 1a: Function from experimental evidences in the studied strain; PubMedId: 16405427, 18215075, 21077936, 22711831, 24630999; Product type t : transporter) — protein sequence MPTKKQKSKSKLKPFFALVRRTNPSYGKLAFALALSVVTTLVSLLIPLLTKQLVDGFSMSNLSGTQIGLIALVFFVQAGLSAYATYALNYNGQKIISGLRELLWKKLIKLPVSYFDTNASGETVSRVTNDTMVVKELITTHISGFITGIISVIGSLTILFIMNWKLTLLVLVVVPLAALILVPIGRKMFSISRETQDETARFTGLLNQILPEIRLVKASNAEDVEYGRGKMGISSLFKLGVREAKVQSLVGPLISLVLMAALVAVIGYGGMQVSSGELTAGALVAFILYLFQIIMPMGQITTFFTQLQKSIGATERMIEILAEEEEDTVTGKQIENAHLPIQLDRVSFGYKPDQLILKEVSAVIEAGKVTAIVGPSGGGKTTLFKLLERFYSPTAGTIRLGDEPVDTYSLESWREHIGYVSQESPLMSGTIRENICYGLERDVTDAEIEKAAEMAYALNFIKELPNQFDTEVGERGIMLSGGQRQRIAIARALLRNPSILMLDEATSSLDSQSEKSVQQALEVLMEGRTTIVIAHRLSTVVDADQLLFVEKGEITGRGTHHELMASHGLYRDFAEQQLKMNADLENKAG from the coding sequence ATGCCAACCAAGAAACAAAAATCTAAAAGTAAATTGAAACCCTTTTTTGCCTTAGTAAGACGGACCAATCCTTCTTATGGAAAGCTCGCCTTTGCGCTTGCCCTCAGTGTAGTAACCACGCTGGTCAGCCTGCTCATTCCATTATTAACGAAGCAGCTTGTCGATGGTTTTTCTATGTCAAATCTGTCAGGCACGCAAATCGGTTTGATCGCGCTGGTGTTTTTCGTTCAGGCGGGTTTAAGCGCTTATGCCACCTATGCGCTTAACTATAATGGACAAAAAATCATTTCCGGGCTGCGGGAGTTATTATGGAAGAAATTAATTAAGCTGCCTGTCTCTTATTTCGATACAAATGCTTCCGGAGAAACAGTCAGCCGTGTAACGAACGATACGATGGTGGTCAAAGAATTGATTACAACCCATATCAGCGGATTTATTACAGGCATCATTTCTGTCATTGGATCATTGACAATCTTGTTTATTATGAACTGGAAGCTGACACTGCTTGTGTTAGTGGTCGTTCCGCTGGCCGCTCTTATTTTGGTGCCGATTGGACGGAAAATGTTCTCCATTTCACGGGAAACGCAAGATGAAACGGCTCGTTTTACAGGCCTGCTTAATCAAATTCTCCCGGAAATCAGACTTGTTAAGGCTTCAAATGCGGAGGATGTCGAATATGGGCGCGGGAAGATGGGGATTTCCTCATTATTTAAGCTTGGCGTTCGTGAAGCCAAGGTTCAATCGCTTGTCGGCCCGCTTATTTCACTCGTGTTAATGGCAGCGCTTGTCGCAGTGATCGGATATGGCGGCATGCAGGTCTCATCAGGCGAGCTCACAGCCGGAGCGCTCGTGGCTTTTATTTTATATTTGTTTCAAATTATTATGCCGATGGGCCAGATTACAACGTTTTTCACACAGCTGCAAAAATCAATCGGTGCAACAGAACGAATGATTGAGATTTTGGCAGAGGAAGAGGAAGATACAGTGACAGGAAAACAAATTGAAAATGCACATCTGCCTATCCAGCTTGATCGCGTGTCTTTTGGATATAAGCCTGATCAGCTGATCTTAAAAGAGGTCAGCGCCGTCATTGAAGCAGGGAAAGTGACAGCGATCGTCGGTCCGAGCGGCGGGGGAAAAACGACGCTGTTTAAGCTGCTTGAACGCTTTTATTCTCCGACTGCAGGGACCATTCGGCTGGGGGACGAGCCGGTCGATACTTACTCGCTTGAATCGTGGAGGGAGCATATCGGGTATGTATCACAGGAAAGCCCGTTAATGTCCGGGACAATCAGAGAAAATATTTGCTACGGGTTAGAACGAGATGTGACGGATGCTGAGATCGAAAAAGCCGCGGAGATGGCATATGCGCTCAATTTTATAAAGGAGCTGCCGAATCAGTTTGATACAGAAGTGGGCGAACGCGGCATTATGCTGTCAGGCGGACAAAGGCAAAGAATCGCGATTGCGAGAGCGCTTCTCCGTAACCCAAGCATTCTTATGCTCGATGAAGCTACCTCAAGTCTCGACAGCCAATCTGAAAAATCAGTTCAGCAGGCGCTGGAGGTGCTGATGGAGGGCCGCACAACGATTGTTATCGCTCACCGCCTATCTACCGTTGTAGATGCGGACCAGCTTTTGTTTGTTGAAAAAGGGGAAATTACCGGTCGTGGAACACACCATGAGTTAATGGCTTCCCATGGCCTTTACCGGGATTTTGCTGAACAGCAGCTGAAAATGAATGCGGACTTAGAAAACAAAGCCGGGTAA
- the yvzA gene encoding hypothetical protein (Evidence 4: Unknown function but conserved in other organisms): MTSLFSESETEIVSTTYMFLTQDEMKGKAGTLNQPINDFLSLTKKFESSLKEEIKGQKGLIVKKIKKELESNSEKRKAALQMIKEEHTAKVDRYKMIIEDLRQQDVTLTYRKKKPVKDV, from the coding sequence GTGACTTCCTTATTTTCAGAAAGTGAAACAGAAATTGTATCAACGACCTATATGTTTCTTACCCAAGATGAAATGAAGGGGAAAGCGGGCACCCTCAATCAACCGATCAACGACTTTCTCAGCCTGACAAAGAAATTTGAGTCTTCATTAAAAGAGGAAATCAAAGGGCAAAAAGGGTTGATTGTAAAAAAAATAAAAAAAGAGCTTGAGTCTAATAGCGAAAAACGAAAAGCTGCCCTTCAGATGATAAAAGAAGAACATACCGCAAAAGTTGATCGGTACAAAATGATAATAGAAGACCTGCGACAGCAGGATGTAACATTGACTTACAGAAAAAAGAAGCCAGTGAAAGATGTCTAA
- the yvcB gene encoding hypothetical protein (Evidence 4: Unknown function but conserved in other organisms), producing MGNKNVFENENVKLRLIDLEYDYKQKFASTIASEVKKAKKDFEADIRRIYKEETHHDLPENMKIEIYTSNELVNQNTSIQSSTRESGYDGTAIHIIDEKKHIDQLQIISEGSADNKDWSYNFFGLFLGIDHSQYEATKEFTNKAKKAAGNSEDLKTFALGHSLANNNQVMVQLIDGEYDEVYGVNGAQVNIDQLLETDESLYRYVIRKFSYKYEDIDSIPPEKLKKEIQKYYEDKGVTTNITQRISKDDPLYGVSGKADFITFGDVKMADTNTSVKGIRNIMDGVPDEDVRSIQKFLQKYKDDYEKDGLNGFIKAASGIDIDLIEKVKNTDGALKKVSVLYEHFDDVKQMYGRIKEELPSFLGFLHTLLRNSGPVVDQLAENGYIDETQKKVIKKELTNINASMRGIESRYEHFIDHLKHGQFMQALKDVGEIVDYVKSILSSLKTLDTETKDALKLIVDGHSIVQMLNALSKEKGFSYKGSDIYFTGKSGSGETIQVNLSSAVRIYQNGMKIVEDMEDAISKYQKVYSQEIDEDFIDKKQAIITAIHHMEENPSHYAFDLQFRLAAGFSHTFDKLEKISVHESFHTGALPANDGIVAELKKQTTEKRDFIKNIRESIEKLFEKEEMISQLFDFQS from the coding sequence ATGGGAAATAAAAATGTATTTGAGAATGAGAACGTAAAGTTAAGGTTAATTGATTTAGAATATGACTATAAACAAAAGTTTGCCTCAACTATTGCGAGTGAAGTTAAGAAAGCTAAGAAGGATTTCGAAGCAGATATACGCAGAATTTATAAAGAGGAAACCCACCACGATCTTCCTGAGAATATGAAAATTGAAATTTACACCTCCAATGAACTTGTAAATCAGAATACAAGTATACAAAGTTCGACCAGAGAATCAGGTTACGATGGAACGGCAATCCATATAATAGATGAGAAAAAACATATTGATCAGCTTCAGATTATTTCAGAAGGTAGTGCCGATAATAAGGATTGGTCATATAACTTTTTTGGTCTTTTTTTAGGAATTGATCATAGTCAGTATGAGGCTACAAAGGAGTTTACTAACAAAGCAAAGAAAGCAGCAGGTAACTCTGAGGATTTAAAAACATTCGCCTTAGGACATTCACTTGCAAATAATAACCAAGTTATGGTGCAATTGATTGATGGAGAATATGATGAAGTTTATGGGGTAAATGGAGCTCAAGTCAATATTGATCAATTACTTGAAACTGATGAAAGTTTATATAGATATGTTATTAGGAAATTTAGTTATAAATATGAAGATATAGATTCCATCCCGCCAGAAAAGTTAAAAAAAGAAATCCAAAAATATTATGAAGACAAAGGCGTAACAACAAACATCACTCAGCGCATCTCAAAAGATGACCCGCTGTATGGAGTCAGCGGCAAGGCCGATTTTATTACATTCGGTGATGTGAAGATGGCAGATACAAATACAAGTGTAAAAGGCATCCGAAACATTATGGATGGGGTTCCTGACGAAGATGTGAGGTCAATTCAAAAATTCCTTCAAAAATATAAGGATGACTATGAAAAAGACGGCTTGAACGGTTTTATAAAGGCAGCCAGCGGGATAGACATAGACCTGATTGAAAAAGTGAAAAACACAGACGGCGCTTTAAAGAAAGTAAGTGTCCTATATGAGCATTTTGATGATGTTAAGCAAATGTATGGCCGAATAAAAGAGGAACTGCCGTCGTTTTTAGGTTTTCTTCATACCTTGTTGAGAAACAGCGGACCGGTCGTAGATCAGTTAGCTGAAAATGGTTATATTGATGAAACGCAAAAGAAAGTCATCAAAAAAGAATTAACGAATATTAATGCGAGTATGCGAGGCATAGAGTCACGGTACGAACATTTCATAGACCATCTAAAACATGGCCAATTTATGCAAGCTTTAAAAGACGTTGGTGAAATAGTGGACTATGTAAAATCAATTCTGTCCTCATTGAAAACACTCGACACAGAAACAAAAGACGCACTAAAACTTATCGTCGACGGCCACAGCATCGTTCAAATGCTCAACGCCTTGTCAAAGGAAAAAGGCTTCAGCTATAAAGGCTCCGATATTTATTTTACAGGGAAGAGTGGCTCGGGAGAAACGATTCAAGTCAATCTCTCATCCGCTGTCAGAATCTATCAAAACGGTATGAAAATCGTTGAAGATATGGAAGATGCGATTTCTAAGTACCAGAAGGTTTACAGTCAGGAAATCGATGAAGACTTCATAGACAAAAAGCAGGCGATCATCACGGCTATTCATCATATGGAAGAAAACCCTTCGCATTATGCCTTCGATCTTCAATTCCGGCTTGCAGCTGGTTTCAGCCACACATTCGATAAATTGGAGAAAATCTCAGTTCATGAATCATTCCACACAGGTGCGCTTCCTGCAAATGATGGAATTGTTGCTGAATTAAAAAAACAGACAACAGAAAAAAGAGATTTTATCAAAAATATCCGCGAGAGTATTGAAAAGCTGTTTGAAAAAGAAGAAATGATTTCTCAGTTATTTGATTTTCAGTCTTAG
- the yvcA gene encoding putative lipoprotein (Evidence 3: Putative function from multiple computational evidences; PubMedId: 17590234; Product type lp: lipoprotein), whose protein sequence is MKKIIFICFSLLLALTGGCSMNDNDKNSTNDNKTEAVKPKDMDPKDLPQVPAFQDEKTREYMVSTKEEEPGYYLLESKLKGFRMLFPEDGKYLSRRSSLTGKNKESIGFNSYDKDTNVMFDGHVTYYKEESFANEPKTMLDIVSGKNDYKGEYKKSSKKKTDIYTAKKKDIFDDIDRKYNYSYSYFGYVKSTEEDNLGVEYAFTLGCKNENQPCSLDEEKAKNKVEKLINSITFLIDKKEK, encoded by the coding sequence ATGAAAAAGATCATCTTTATTTGCTTCAGCTTATTACTTGCCCTGACAGGAGGATGCAGTATGAATGACAATGATAAAAACAGCACAAATGACAATAAAACAGAAGCGGTAAAACCAAAAGACATGGATCCCAAGGATCTGCCTCAAGTACCTGCGTTTCAGGACGAGAAAACGAGAGAGTACATGGTGTCAACAAAAGAAGAGGAACCAGGATATTATTTGCTGGAATCTAAGCTGAAAGGGTTTAGGATGTTGTTTCCGGAGGATGGAAAGTATCTATCAAGAAGATCATCGTTAACCGGGAAAAACAAAGAAAGTATTGGATTTAATAGTTATGATAAAGACACCAATGTAATGTTTGATGGCCATGTAACATATTACAAAGAAGAAAGTTTTGCGAATGAACCTAAGACAATGCTAGATATTGTTAGTGGAAAAAATGATTATAAAGGCGAATACAAAAAAAGCAGCAAAAAGAAAACGGATATTTACACTGCCAAGAAAAAAGACATCTTTGACGATATTGATAGAAAATATAATTATTCATACAGTTATTTTGGATATGTTAAGTCTACAGAGGAAGATAACCTAGGAGTAGAATACGCCTTTACCCTTGGATGCAAAAATGAAAATCAACCATGCTCCTTAGATGAAGAAAAGGCTAAAAATAAAGTTGAGAAATTAATTAATTCTATCACCTTTTTAATAGATAAAAAGGAGAAATAA
- the hisIE gene encoding bifunctional phosphoribosyl-AMP cyclohydrolase; phosphoribosyl-ATP pyrophosphohydrolase (Evidence 2a: Function from experimental evidences in other organisms; PubMedId: 15871048, 17767732; Product type e: enzyme), with amino-acid sequence MKQADELRFNEDGLIPAIVQDAASKEVLTLAYMNKESYEKTLETKETWFYSRSRQALWHKGETSGNTQAVKGIRYDCDQDALLVLVEPSGPACHTGSYSCFTKEQTEEQAADRFGIMNELERVIAERQAEMPEGAYTTYLFREGVDKILKKVGEEASEVIIAAKNRDHEELKWEAADLLYHLLVLLREQSLPLDDVLDVLKKRHSEIEE; translated from the coding sequence ATGAAACAGGCAGATGAACTGCGTTTTAACGAGGACGGATTAATTCCTGCTATCGTGCAGGATGCGGCAAGCAAAGAAGTGCTGACACTTGCGTATATGAACAAGGAATCGTACGAAAAAACGCTGGAAACGAAGGAAACATGGTTTTACAGCCGCTCACGCCAAGCGTTATGGCATAAAGGAGAAACCTCAGGGAACACGCAAGCCGTCAAAGGTATCCGGTATGACTGCGATCAAGACGCGCTGCTCGTACTCGTAGAACCGTCAGGCCCGGCATGCCACACTGGCAGCTACAGCTGTTTTACAAAGGAACAAACAGAAGAACAGGCCGCGGACCGATTCGGCATCATGAACGAACTGGAGCGGGTGATCGCGGAACGCCAAGCGGAAATGCCTGAAGGAGCTTACACCACGTACCTCTTCCGTGAAGGCGTCGATAAGATTTTGAAAAAAGTCGGAGAAGAAGCATCCGAAGTCATCATCGCCGCGAAAAACCGGGATCATGAGGAACTCAAATGGGAAGCGGCAGACCTGCTGTATCACCTGCTTGTCCTGCTCAGAGAACAATCCCTGCCGCTGGATGATGTGCTTGACGTATTGAAAAAACGCCATTCTGAGATTGAAGAGTAA
- the hisF gene encoding imidazole glycerol phosphate synthase subunit (Evidence 2a: Function from experimental evidences in other organisms; PubMedId: 1400209, 17767732, 19636909; Product type e: enzyme), whose protein sequence is MITKRIIPCLDVKEGRVVKGIQFLELKDAGDPVELAEVYDREGADELVFLDISASHEGRKTMVDVVEQVAAKLAIPFTVGGGINQLSDMKTILRAGADKVSVNTAAVLRPELITEGAEFFGSQCIVLAIDAKYDKESDTYKVYTHGGRKKTDWEVTAWAKEGVKRGAGEILLTSMDSDGEKKGFDHTLTKLVSEAVPVPVIASGGAGNAQHMLEAFTKGEADAALAASIFHYKETSIKEVKSYLKEYGVNVR, encoded by the coding sequence ATGATCACAAAACGGATTATCCCATGCCTTGATGTCAAAGAAGGACGCGTTGTCAAAGGAATTCAATTTCTCGAATTGAAGGATGCCGGTGACCCAGTTGAACTCGCCGAAGTGTACGACCGGGAAGGTGCGGATGAACTTGTTTTTCTTGATATCTCCGCCTCGCACGAAGGACGAAAGACGATGGTTGACGTTGTGGAGCAGGTTGCCGCGAAGCTTGCCATTCCGTTTACAGTCGGCGGCGGCATCAATCAGCTCAGCGATATGAAAACGATACTGCGTGCCGGAGCGGACAAAGTGTCGGTGAACACGGCAGCTGTTCTCCGCCCTGAGCTGATTACAGAAGGAGCCGAGTTTTTCGGTTCTCAATGCATCGTACTTGCCATTGATGCCAAGTATGACAAAGAATCTGACACATATAAGGTCTACACGCACGGCGGCAGAAAGAAAACAGATTGGGAGGTCACCGCGTGGGCAAAAGAAGGCGTCAAACGCGGGGCAGGAGAAATATTGCTGACAAGCATGGACTCCGACGGTGAGAAAAAAGGTTTCGACCACACGCTGACAAAGCTTGTTTCCGAAGCTGTCCCCGTCCCTGTTATCGCTTCGGGAGGCGCGGGAAACGCACAGCATATGCTTGAGGCTTTTACAAAAGGAGAAGCCGACGCCGCGCTGGCCGCCTCAATTTTTCATTATAAAGAAACATCGATTAAAGAAGTGAAATCATACTTGAAAGAGTACGGGGTGAATGTGAGATGA
- the hisA gene encoding phosphoribosylformimino-5-aminoimidazole carboxamide ribotide isomerase (Evidence 2a: Function from experimental evidences in other organisms; PubMedId: 1400209, 26294764; Product type e: enzyme) codes for MSAFTLYPAIDMRNGKCVRLVQGDYNKETIYGDSPYDMAELFEKEGAEWIHLVDLDGAKEGKRVNDRHVIEIAQKLNLKVEIGGGIRSENDVYEYLSAGVERVILGSSAVSNPPFVKKMLKQYGEKIAIGLDARNGFVSTEGWLETSTLKATELGKELANEGAEVFIFTDIATDGMLSGPNVKSTVELAKETGKSVIASGGVSSVADLEALARNEADGVSGAIIGKALYTNQFTLSEALERVKRK; via the coding sequence ATGAGTGCTTTTACATTATATCCGGCAATTGATATGAGAAACGGCAAATGTGTTCGCCTTGTTCAAGGGGATTATAATAAGGAAACGATATATGGCGATTCACCGTACGACATGGCTGAGTTATTTGAGAAAGAGGGTGCCGAATGGATCCATCTCGTTGATCTCGACGGGGCCAAAGAAGGGAAAAGAGTGAATGACCGCCATGTGATTGAGATTGCGCAAAAGCTGAACCTGAAAGTCGAAATCGGCGGTGGGATCCGTTCTGAAAATGACGTCTATGAATATTTATCAGCAGGAGTCGAGCGGGTGATCCTGGGAAGCTCAGCAGTTTCTAACCCTCCGTTTGTCAAAAAAATGCTGAAACAATATGGCGAGAAAATTGCAATCGGACTGGATGCGAGAAACGGTTTTGTTTCAACAGAGGGATGGCTTGAAACATCAACCCTTAAGGCAACTGAACTGGGCAAAGAGCTAGCCAATGAAGGTGCGGAAGTCTTTATTTTTACTGACATCGCGACAGATGGAATGCTGTCAGGCCCCAATGTTAAAAGCACGGTCGAGCTTGCTAAGGAAACGGGGAAATCGGTGATCGCTTCCGGCGGAGTCAGCTCCGTCGCGGATCTCGAAGCTCTCGCCCGCAATGAGGCGGACGGCGTCTCTGGAGCGATCATCGGAAAAGCGCTGTATACCAATCAGTTTACGCTGAGTGAGGCGCTTGAAAGGGTGAAGCGCAAATGA
- the hisH gene encoding imidazole glycerol phosphate synthase, glutamine amidotransferase subunit (Evidence 1a: Function from experimental evidences in the studied strain; PubMedId: 14585832, 15301532; Product type e: enzyme), with the protein MIGVIDYGMGNLYSVSKALERVGVPYFVSEKPEELKEADAFILPGVGSFGDAMDNLGYTKLDQLIHDMVSEGRLLLGICLGMQLLFEESEENGTASGLGLLKGKAVRLKAEDEKGNKLKVPHMGWNRLSFHNESPLLTKTEQGYAYFVHSYYIDGMEENALLASADYGVRVPAVVGKRNVFGAQFHPEKSSTVGMSILTQFTKMAAEQKVKK; encoded by the coding sequence ATGATCGGCGTGATAGATTACGGAATGGGGAATTTATACAGTGTCTCAAAGGCGCTTGAACGTGTCGGCGTGCCGTATTTTGTTTCTGAAAAGCCGGAGGAGCTGAAAGAAGCTGATGCTTTCATTTTGCCGGGAGTCGGTTCATTTGGAGACGCGATGGACAATTTGGGCTACACGAAGCTTGATCAATTGATTCACGATATGGTCTCAGAGGGAAGGCTGCTTCTCGGGATCTGCCTCGGCATGCAGCTTTTATTTGAAGAAAGCGAAGAAAACGGCACCGCTTCAGGACTCGGGCTGTTAAAAGGAAAAGCAGTCAGGCTGAAAGCAGAAGATGAAAAAGGAAACAAGCTGAAGGTTCCGCATATGGGCTGGAATCGTCTTTCTTTTCATAATGAATCTCCGCTGCTGACTAAAACAGAACAAGGCTACGCTTACTTCGTTCATTCCTATTACATTGACGGGATGGAGGAGAACGCGCTTCTGGCAAGCGCCGATTATGGTGTACGAGTGCCTGCTGTAGTCGGAAAAAGAAACGTCTTCGGCGCCCAATTTCATCCGGAAAAAAGCAGCACGGTCGGAATGTCTATTTTAACCCAATTTACGAAAATGGCAGCAGAACAGAAGGTGAAAAAATGA
- the hisB gene encoding imidazoleglycerol-phosphate dehydratase [Mn(II)-dependent] (Evidence 2a: Function from experimental evidences in other organisms; PubMedId: 1400209, 24311587; Product type e: enzyme) has translation MRKAERVRKTNETDIELAFTIDGGGQADIKTDVPFMTHMLDLFTKHGQFDLSINAKGDVDIDDHHTTEDIGICLGQALLEALGDKKGIKRYGSAFVPMDEALAQVVIDLSNRPHLEMRADFPAAKVGTFDTELVHEFLWKLALEARMNLHVIVHYGTNTHHMIEAVFKALGRALDEATTIDPRVKGIPSTKGML, from the coding sequence ATGAGAAAAGCGGAACGCGTCAGGAAAACAAACGAAACAGATATTGAGCTGGCATTTACAATAGACGGCGGAGGACAAGCGGATATTAAAACAGATGTGCCGTTTATGACACATATGTTGGATTTATTCACGAAACACGGCCAATTTGATCTTTCCATTAACGCAAAAGGCGATGTTGATATAGATGATCACCACACGACTGAAGATATCGGCATCTGCTTAGGGCAGGCGCTGCTCGAAGCGTTGGGCGATAAAAAAGGAATCAAACGCTACGGATCGGCGTTTGTGCCGATGGATGAGGCACTTGCTCAAGTTGTGATTGATTTAAGCAACCGGCCGCACTTAGAAATGCGCGCTGATTTCCCGGCTGCTAAAGTCGGAACTTTCGATACGGAGCTTGTACATGAATTTTTGTGGAAGCTGGCGCTCGAAGCTCGAATGAACCTGCACGTCATCGTTCATTATGGAACAAATACCCACCACATGATTGAAGCCGTTTTTAAAGCACTGGGACGTGCGCTTGATGAAGCGACAACGATCGATCCGCGAGTTAAAGGAATACCGTCAACGAAAGGGATGCTGTAA
- the hisD gene encoding histidinol dehydrogenase (Evidence 2a: Function from experimental evidences in other organisms; PubMedId: 10353847, 10353848, 21672513, 24140957; Product type e: enzyme), with product MKIKTISGAERLSLKRSIDAGTEEQRKTVRSIIEDVKANGDQAVRSYTAKFDCIEIDSPLVTKEEFEEAYTSLDSRLLQVIRQAIENIREYHERQLQSSWFYHRKDGTMLGQKVTALDSAGVYVPGGTAAYPSSVLMNVIPALVAGVERIVLVTPPGKDGLLSPGVLVAAAELGIKDIYKMGGAQAIAALAYGTETIEPVDKITGPGNIYVALAKREVFGDVDIDMIAGPSEIVVLADETAIPSEIAADLLSQAEHDKLSSCVFVTDSMALAETVSAEVNKQLETLPRREIAEASVRDYGCIYVAETMVEAIETVNTLAPEHLEIITQSPEALLGSIKHAGAIFLGRYSPEPVGDYFAGPNHVLPTNGTARFSSPLNVTDFQKKSSIISYSQSAFEEHAESIAAFARLEGLEAHARSIEARERRISK from the coding sequence ATGAAGATCAAAACCATCAGCGGAGCGGAACGGCTTTCTCTCAAGCGTTCCATCGATGCCGGAACGGAAGAGCAAAGAAAGACGGTCCGGTCCATTATTGAAGATGTTAAAGCAAACGGTGATCAGGCGGTTCGCAGCTACACGGCGAAATTTGACTGCATCGAAATAGACAGCCCGCTGGTCACAAAAGAAGAATTTGAGGAGGCATACACCTCACTGGATTCACGTCTTCTTCAGGTGATTAGGCAGGCAATCGAAAATATTAGGGAATATCACGAAAGACAGCTGCAATCCTCCTGGTTTTATCACAGAAAGGACGGCACAATGCTGGGGCAGAAAGTGACGGCGCTGGATTCCGCCGGTGTATATGTGCCGGGGGGAACGGCCGCATATCCTTCATCTGTTTTGATGAATGTGATTCCGGCGCTCGTAGCGGGCGTTGAAAGAATCGTTCTCGTCACGCCTCCGGGAAAAGACGGTCTGCTGTCTCCTGGAGTTTTGGTTGCTGCAGCCGAGCTGGGCATAAAAGACATTTACAAAATGGGCGGCGCTCAGGCGATTGCGGCGTTAGCATACGGAACAGAAACCATTGAGCCGGTGGATAAAATCACGGGTCCGGGCAACATTTATGTCGCGCTTGCCAAACGAGAAGTGTTCGGCGATGTCGATATCGATATGATTGCCGGACCGAGTGAAATCGTCGTGCTGGCTGATGAAACAGCGATTCCGAGCGAAATTGCAGCCGATCTGCTGTCACAGGCGGAACACGATAAGCTTAGCTCATGTGTGTTTGTCACAGATTCCATGGCGCTGGCCGAGACGGTTTCAGCCGAGGTGAATAAGCAGCTGGAAACCTTGCCGCGAAGAGAAATAGCGGAAGCTTCAGTGAGAGATTACGGTTGTATATATGTGGCGGAAACAATGGTAGAAGCGATTGAGACTGTCAATACACTCGCGCCAGAGCATTTAGAAATCATAACACAGTCTCCGGAAGCTTTGCTTGGCAGTATCAAACATGCGGGTGCAATTTTCTTAGGCAGATACAGCCCTGAGCCTGTCGGTGATTATTTTGCCGGACCGAACCATGTGCTTCCGACAAACGGAACAGCCAGATTTTCAAGTCCATTAAACGTAACTGATTTTCAAAAGAAATCGAGCATTATTTCTTACAGTCAATCAGCCTTTGAAGAACATGCCGAAAGCATCGCGGCTTTTGCCAGACTGGAAGGGTTAGAAGCCCATGCCAGATCAATTGAAGCGAGAGAACGGAGGATTTCTAAATGA